A genome region from Salinigranum halophilum includes the following:
- a CDS encoding restriction endonuclease translates to MGIIACSTVLVDAVLIRPDLERRAVTRSINAGIRSNLTPESVLNAGSRTLRLAQALLIGARVTHLSDYFPHPANDRERFSDTVDTYLTTGGVDEIQEVQQTITAAAKRAWTQDDLLQFSPPGFEHLLGTYWSTQEHAVRVTQESQDCGVDLFVRTTRGNTLAVQAKRYDPDNPVGISTVQRTAGLREDFDVDRCLVVTSGRFTQQARQSAARNDAVSLVPGGIFTEWLTSSSLAPPVNLGDIDID, encoded by the coding sequence GTGGGAATCATCGCCTGTTCGACGGTGTTGGTCGATGCTGTCTTGATCCGTCCTGATCTGGAACGTCGCGCGGTAACCCGTTCGATCAACGCTGGCATCCGCTCGAACCTCACACCGGAGTCCGTCCTCAACGCCGGCAGCCGGACCCTCCGACTGGCACAGGCTCTCCTGATCGGTGCTCGTGTCACGCACCTGTCCGACTACTTTCCACACCCTGCGAACGACCGGGAGCGATTCAGCGATACTGTCGACACTTACCTCACGACGGGGGGAGTCGACGAGATTCAAGAGGTACAACAGACGATCACCGCGGCCGCTAAGCGTGCGTGGACGCAAGACGACCTGCTTCAGTTTTCACCGCCTGGCTTTGAGCACCTTCTCGGTACGTACTGGAGCACGCAGGAACATGCTGTCAGAGTCACTCAGGAATCACAGGACTGCGGCGTCGATCTCTTCGTCAGGACTACCCGCGGGAACACGCTTGCGGTCCAAGCGAAGCGCTACGATCCGGACAACCCGGTTGGTATTTCGACCGTCCAGCGGACAGCTGGACTCCGTGAGGACTTCGACGTGGATCGGTGTCTGGTCGTGACGAGTGGCCGGTTCACGCAACAGGCACGCCAGAGCGCTGCGCGAAACGATGCGGTCTCGCTCGTCCCTGGAGGGATCTTCACCGAGTGGCTGACGTCCTCCTCACTGGCCCCACCGGTGAACCTCGGTGACATCGACATCGACTGA